In the Leptospira barantonii genome, CTTGTAAATACACATGTGCTATTACACACATTAATTAAAATCCGTCAACCGATTTTTGAGAAAAAGTTAGTGTGTTGACAAAGACCTCGGCGGAGAATTATACATTTTCTGACCTTTGCTTGAAATGAAAATGGATTCCATCACTTCCAAAAAAGAAATCAAATCGATCCTCGACTCCATCTTGAGTTCCTCGAATCAAAACGAGAATGCGATCGCGGACGCGATCGTTTCGAAACTTTTATCCAAAAAAGTGAAATTTCCTCTGCTCGAGTTTGCGGCCAAAGAACTCTACTCGGGAATTTCCGAACGAAATCAAATTTCGCTGATCGATAAAATCATAGAACGAAAAACGATCGGCGGCAACGTCATCGCGGGTATCATTCTTCAGTTGCGTTTGGAAAAACACTTCGAACAATCCGTAAAGAAGGCAATCGACTACATGGTGTTTGGCGACGAATGGTATGTCTGCGATATCATCGGAGAAAGAGTGATGGGTTATTCTCTCTTGTACGATTCCGAAAACACTTTGCCCGTATTAAA is a window encoding:
- a CDS encoding DNA alkylation repair protein, encoding MDSITSKKEIKSILDSILSSSNQNENAIADAIVSKLLSKKVKFPLLEFAAKELYSGISERNQISLIDKIIERKTIGGNVIAGIILQLRLEKHFEQSVKKAIDYMVFGDEWYVCDIIGERVMGYSLLYDSENTLPVLKKFLDHKNAWISRSVGVAAHYAVKKGLRKKYVEEIFLLLLSKADTNDFHTKKGIGWAVKTVSKFHPDIVSKFESRLNSDETIGTFFKTKIKIGLGRSSKYASRYSD